Proteins co-encoded in one Diaminobutyricimonas sp. LJ205 genomic window:
- the rpmH gene encoding 50S ribosomal protein L34 produces MSKRTFQPNNRRRAKKHGFRARMRTRAGRAILAARRTKGRTELSA; encoded by the coding sequence ATGAGCAAGAGAACGTTCCAGCCAAACAACCGTCGTCGTGCCAAGAAGCACGGCTTCCGCGCTCGCATGCGTACTCGCGCCGGTCGCGCCATCCTCGCCGCCCGCCGCACAAAGGGTCGCAC